In a genomic window of Akkermansia massiliensis:
- a CDS encoding MFS transporter, producing MKWLNDWLGFFKPLQVRNLQIFWSGQAAALIGMWLQVTAMGILVYDISGGSATAVGFLAALNALPFFLGGMLLAGLGDRFDRRKLLIAVQCVQWLVAVALFLLTMLDMLQLWHLYAAGLVMGVNQTVGFPTQQAFVGDLIPRRQLQEAVGMYSLVFNTCRAVGPALAGYIIAEWGAGTAFGGNVVASLPLVGCLVALKGRVADTSAPKKQRGAGRKASGLKAVLSTRSLLFIMISALIQNICGQSLYQIVPALMHGNPRNTGLILGAVGAGAMVSILFVLPFARKSDRVGAKLSSGTLWMGSALCVAGIIPVVEIQALCFFFAGLATSSLFVTSSSAVQLLAPPERKSAILGLFSIVTIGVQPLAAMGWGAVVDVWGVQATIIMAGGLEALFSIWMLSVPFWRNFKFSPDDCPEAT from the coding sequence ATGAAATGGCTGAATGACTGGCTGGGCTTTTTCAAGCCCCTTCAGGTGAGGAACCTGCAAATCTTCTGGTCCGGGCAGGCCGCCGCCCTGATCGGGATGTGGCTGCAGGTGACGGCCATGGGCATTCTTGTGTACGACATTTCCGGCGGCTCCGCCACGGCGGTGGGCTTCCTGGCCGCCCTGAACGCGCTCCCTTTCTTTCTGGGCGGCATGCTGCTGGCCGGGCTGGGAGACCGTTTTGACAGGAGAAAACTGCTCATAGCCGTGCAATGCGTCCAATGGCTGGTGGCCGTAGCCCTGTTTCTGCTGACGATGCTGGACATGCTCCAGCTATGGCACTTGTATGCCGCCGGGCTGGTCATGGGCGTCAACCAGACGGTGGGCTTTCCCACGCAGCAGGCTTTTGTGGGCGATCTGATCCCGCGCAGGCAGTTGCAGGAGGCCGTGGGCATGTACTCCCTGGTATTCAACACGTGCCGCGCCGTAGGTCCGGCGCTGGCCGGCTACATCATTGCGGAATGGGGGGCCGGAACCGCCTTTGGCGGCAATGTCGTGGCAAGCCTGCCGTTGGTAGGCTGCCTGGTAGCTCTGAAAGGACGCGTTGCGGATACCTCCGCCCCTAAAAAGCAGCGCGGGGCCGGAAGAAAGGCCTCCGGGCTCAAGGCGGTGCTTTCTACGCGCAGCCTGCTCTTCATCATGATCAGCGCGCTCATTCAGAACATCTGCGGGCAATCCCTTTACCAGATTGTTCCGGCATTGATGCACGGGAACCCAAGGAATACCGGCCTCATTCTGGGAGCGGTCGGAGCCGGTGCCATGGTGAGCATCCTCTTTGTCCTGCCGTTTGCGCGCAAAAGCGACAGGGTGGGGGCCAAGCTCTCCTCGGGCACGCTGTGGATGGGGAGCGCATTATGCGTGGCCGGCATCATTCCCGTGGTGGAAATACAGGCCCTCTGCTTCTTCTTTGCCGGTCTGGCTACTTCTTCCCTCTTTGTCACCTCTTCATCCGCCGTGCAGCTTCTGGCGCCGCCGGAACGCAAATCTGCCATTCTGGGGCTGTTCAGCATCGTTACGATTGGAGTGCAGCCTTTGGCGGCCATGGGCTGGGGAGCCGTGGTGGATGTTTGGGGAGTCCAGGCGACGATCATCATGGCGGGAGGGCTGGAAGCCTTGTTCTCCATCTGGATGCTAAGCGTTCCGTTCTGGCGCAACTTCAAATTCTCTCCGGATGATTGTCCTGAGGCAACCTGA
- a CDS encoding HAD family hydrolase, whose translation MRGLRARYGVLWGINTGRDPVYLREGLMDMFQGNPEAFAPDFTVTMERNVHLADAEGRLMPGVPWNDACSVAHDDLFTRHGGMLESLMDHLEHRFSGLELRRQANDAFSLVVNDACGLDDVSCVIQDTVGPYDEIVTQRAGPYLRFSHRDYNKGTSLAFVASRFGVLPVHAAIFGDGHNDLDAMRHLPEAFRCCPSNAAEEVKAMVACGHGYISPEPRTRGVLDGLMHGAFPHFGMKAEVPEADA comes from the coding sequence ATGCGTGGACTCCGGGCGCGGTACGGCGTGCTCTGGGGCATCAATACGGGGAGGGACCCCGTTTACCTGCGGGAAGGGTTGATGGACATGTTCCAGGGTAATCCGGAAGCGTTTGCCCCGGATTTTACGGTCACGATGGAACGGAACGTTCATCTGGCGGATGCGGAAGGGCGTCTGATGCCCGGCGTTCCGTGGAACGATGCCTGCTCCGTGGCCCATGACGACCTGTTCACCCGTCACGGCGGAATGCTGGAATCATTGATGGACCATCTGGAACACCGGTTCTCCGGGCTGGAACTCCGCAGGCAGGCCAATGACGCTTTTTCCCTGGTGGTGAACGATGCCTGCGGGCTGGATGACGTCTCCTGCGTCATTCAGGACACGGTTGGACCGTATGATGAAATCGTCACGCAGAGGGCGGGGCCTTACCTGCGTTTCAGCCACCGCGACTACAACAAGGGGACTTCCCTGGCTTTTGTAGCCTCACGGTTCGGTGTGCTTCCCGTCCATGCGGCCATCTTCGGAGACGGGCACAACGACCTGGACGCCATGCGCCATTTGCCGGAAGCGTTCCGGTGCTGTCCCTCCAATGCGGCGGAGGAAGTGAAAGCCATGGTAGCCTGCGGCCATGGATACATCAGCCCGGAACCGCGCACCCGCGGCGTGCTGGACGGCCTGATGCATGGCGCGTTCCCCCATTTCGGGATGAAGGCGGAGGTTCCGGAAGCGGACGCTTGA
- a CDS encoding DUF4339 domain-containing protein, producing MASQRTPLYHYRVKDKIVGPICLTDLHALLVSKKILPDTMIREEHSQCWMPLATELRRQERLARLRASAFMLSCRPPKSCLLFYIIALLLLACGVAHSIMLHTILYMEVLFVPAIAFFMGKMLMYMHLLTGGMRKMPAQEPER from the coding sequence ATGGCTTCCCAACGTACCCCATTATATCACTACCGCGTCAAAGACAAGATTGTGGGCCCTATCTGCCTGACAGACCTCCACGCCCTGCTTGTCTCCAAGAAAATTCTTCCGGACACCATGATCCGGGAGGAACATTCCCAGTGCTGGATGCCGCTCGCAACGGAGCTGCGCCGCCAGGAGCGCCTGGCGCGCCTCAGGGCATCCGCCTTCATGCTTTCCTGCCGCCCTCCTAAAAGCTGCCTCCTGTTTTACATCATTGCCCTTCTCCTTCTGGCCTGCGGCGTGGCGCATTCCATCATGCTCCACACCATTCTTTACATGGAAGTGCTGTTCGTGCCTGCCATAGCGTTTTTCATGGGAAAGATGCTGATGTACATGCACCTTCTTACCGGAGGCATGAGGAAAATGCCCGCCCAGGAACCGGAACGCTGA
- a CDS encoding OmpA family protein, whose protein sequence is MSANQENTRELRENRRRRSRFILPAPRHLAAVAVGALLAAVLVHYLGFIVLSWFDLGIHVHKAPAVQEDRKPLPEKIVLKADDRPAPDVAEVVEKPDIEQLEEVPPELPDLEDMLPEQVVIAPGETSFSADPVTPSPPESLAPRMPQVDMNAVAKGLPEPSPPEMLKTSASPATIKTAEPDMVNPDEWYNNKLKGAGGQDDSHLPDGSKSLSQLMAQSSLGKDSGYSRLGADLLFEYNKAVMKNSARLSMLQLAGLMMKNPDTIFIVEGHTDSFGSGEYNAVLSLMRANAVRQWLKDNGIALTRPNGECRLYIRACGASRPVVSTKGDRNAQAANRRVEIHMRKPGEEIPAGSLPVTYAVDMNTPIARQVRAGVGAEARIPASAGERKTAPAARPPSAVPAARPAPAAPGRREKPAPRQEVIPEAEPVPETIPSAEPVEEHIPSAEPVEEDIPLAEPVVHAERRAAVKGGLA, encoded by the coding sequence GTGAGTGCCAATCAGGAAAACACCCGTGAACTCCGCGAGAACCGCCGCAGGCGCAGCCGTTTCATCCTGCCTGCGCCGCGCCATCTTGCCGCCGTGGCGGTGGGGGCCCTTCTTGCCGCCGTGCTGGTGCACTACCTGGGCTTCATCGTTCTGAGCTGGTTTGACCTGGGCATTCATGTGCACAAGGCACCCGCGGTTCAGGAGGACCGGAAGCCGCTGCCTGAGAAAATCGTGCTGAAAGCGGACGACCGTCCCGCACCGGATGTGGCGGAAGTGGTTGAAAAACCGGATATCGAGCAGCTTGAGGAAGTGCCGCCGGAATTGCCGGACCTGGAGGACATGCTGCCGGAACAGGTGGTGATCGCTCCGGGGGAAACCAGCTTTTCCGCCGATCCGGTTACTCCGTCCCCGCCGGAATCCCTCGCCCCCAGAATGCCGCAGGTGGACATGAATGCCGTCGCGAAGGGACTGCCTGAACCTTCTCCGCCCGAGATGCTGAAAACTTCCGCCAGCCCGGCGACTATCAAGACGGCGGAGCCGGACATGGTCAACCCGGACGAATGGTACAACAACAAGCTCAAGGGGGCTGGCGGCCAGGATGATTCCCATCTGCCGGACGGCAGTAAATCACTTTCCCAGTTGATGGCCCAGTCCTCCCTGGGCAAGGACAGCGGTTACAGCAGGCTGGGCGCGGACCTTCTGTTTGAATACAACAAGGCGGTGATGAAAAATTCCGCGCGCCTCAGCATGCTTCAGCTCGCCGGGCTGATGATGAAAAACCCGGACACGATTTTCATTGTAGAGGGGCATACGGACAGCTTCGGTTCCGGAGAATATAATGCCGTGCTCTCCCTGATGCGGGCCAATGCCGTGCGCCAGTGGCTGAAGGACAACGGCATTGCCCTGACGCGCCCGAACGGGGAATGCAGGCTCTACATACGCGCCTGCGGGGCCTCCCGCCCGGTAGTCTCCACGAAGGGGGACCGGAATGCCCAGGCTGCCAACCGCAGGGTGGAAATCCACATGCGCAAGCCGGGAGAGGAAATTCCCGCCGGAAGCCTGCCCGTCACGTATGCGGTGGATATGAATACCCCCATTGCCCGCCAGGTGCGGGCCGGCGTGGGCGCCGAGGCCAGAATCCCCGCTTCCGCAGGAGAAAGGAAAACGGCCCCTGCGGCGCGTCCGCCGTCTGCCGTCCCGGCAGCCCGTCCCGCTCCCGCTGCGCCGGGACGCCGGGAGAAGCCTGCGCCGCGGCAGGAAGTCATCCCTGAGGCGGAACCCGTTCCGGAAACCATTCCTTCCGCCGAACCCGTGGAAGAACACATTCCCTCGGCGGAGCCGGTGGAGGAGGATATTCCGCTGGCGGAACCCGTCGTGCATGCGGAGAGGCGCGCCGCGGTGAAGGGAGGACTGGCCTGA
- the rplQ gene encoding 50S ribosomal protein L17, translating into MRHGVKTSKLQRNASHRRALLANQACSLILNGRITTTLAKAKALRPYVEKLITLAKRGDVHSRRLATATIHNTAAVKRLFDEIAPLCAERKGGYTRIVKLGQRLTDSALVAMIEIIDLPRETAEKEEAPATTEATA; encoded by the coding sequence ATGAGACACGGTGTAAAAACCTCCAAGCTTCAGCGCAACGCTTCTCACCGCAGGGCTTTGCTCGCCAACCAGGCATGCAGCCTCATCCTCAACGGACGCATCACCACCACCCTGGCCAAGGCCAAGGCTCTCCGTCCCTATGTGGAAAAGCTGATCACGCTCGCCAAGCGCGGCGACGTGCATTCCCGCCGCCTGGCTACCGCCACCATTCACAACACGGCCGCCGTCAAGCGCCTGTTTGATGAAATCGCTCCCCTCTGCGCGGAACGCAAGGGCGGCTATACCCGCATCGTCAAGCTGGGCCAGCGTCTGACGGACTCCGCCCTCGTGGCCATGATCGAAATCATCGATCTGCCCCGCGAAACGGCTGAAAAGGAAGAAGCTCCCGCAACCACGGAAGCAACCGCCTAA
- a CDS encoding HAD family hydrolase produces the protein MTNPDHLDDSLAAVRKARELLHRARAVIFDFDGLLVDTEYAIYSSWERVFASCGHALPLDLFNQCLGSGYTHWNPGEHLEQLTGRTFDWEAVNGRRQEEIVRDLEHAGLLPGACELIRSLAEAGTPMGVASSSSHRWVDGWLNRLDIMPYFQTVICRDDGLPVKPDPALFLKAAENLGMQPAECLVLEDSQNGTTAAHRAGMPVISIPNRVTEQADFSLATSKIRSLAELL, from the coding sequence ATGACCAACCCTGACCACCTTGACGACTCCCTGGCAGCCGTCCGGAAAGCCCGCGAACTGCTCCACCGGGCACGCGCCGTGATTTTTGACTTTGACGGGCTGCTGGTGGATACGGAATACGCCATTTATTCTTCCTGGGAACGCGTGTTCGCATCCTGCGGCCACGCCCTCCCCCTGGATTTGTTCAACCAGTGCCTGGGGAGCGGCTACACCCACTGGAACCCCGGGGAGCATCTGGAACAACTGACGGGCCGCACCTTCGACTGGGAAGCCGTCAACGGCCGCCGCCAGGAGGAAATCGTCCGCGACCTGGAGCACGCCGGCCTTCTGCCAGGAGCCTGCGAACTCATCCGGAGCCTGGCGGAAGCCGGAACGCCCATGGGCGTGGCCTCCAGCTCTTCCCACCGCTGGGTGGACGGCTGGCTGAACAGGCTGGACATCATGCCCTATTTCCAGACCGTCATCTGCCGTGACGACGGCCTTCCCGTCAAACCGGACCCGGCCCTGTTCCTGAAGGCTGCGGAAAACCTGGGCATGCAGCCGGCTGAATGCCTGGTGCTGGAAGATTCCCAGAACGGCACCACCGCCGCACACCGCGCAGGAATGCCCGTCATCTCCATCCCGAACCGGGTGACGGAGCAGGCGGATTTTTCCCTGGCAACCAGTAAAATCCGTTCCCTGGCGGAACTTCTTTAG
- a CDS encoding LptF/LptG family permease, translating into MAIQARHFRQWFAFLLLLALGGTAAWFLMPREWSQMQWEIPGTPSEYPLAQLLRPWLILLGCFLPALGMLLYNRSGILDRYVARTWFTAFIMCTAILTLIYIIGDFADNVGDLMNLDSPLAGTFRFYLSQLPMILNLILPYTLLLGTLWALTKLSSSSEITGMLQSGRSLLRINAPVIIGAVFAAIYFGIFGFHWAPNSTLYRKLMFSSLSQNKNDDASRSTIYKNDAESRIWYLGDPPGIDSPGEPFRQVRVEQFSAPGKMEYELFADEAMWDPASRTWTFRQAIKRNYSQEEPRQLNDVPVFAGQEYQTLKEHYPETPWQLISPNVRVDTQGTPALQEIIRSGTTNAKYLRSLQTEWHVRIARMFSCIILTFIAIPSAITFQRRSAMSGIGIALFLAAAMLFLYEFFPTLASAGYLPTWLGAWMPNIIYTIIAIRLFQTKLAHRSFMEMLRGLKKTPVHDQP; encoded by the coding sequence ATGGCAATCCAGGCCCGACATTTCCGCCAATGGTTCGCATTCCTCCTCCTGCTTGCGCTGGGAGGAACGGCGGCCTGGTTCCTGATGCCCCGGGAATGGTCCCAGATGCAATGGGAAATTCCCGGCACGCCGTCCGAATATCCCCTTGCCCAGCTTCTGCGGCCCTGGCTCATTCTCCTGGGCTGTTTCCTTCCGGCGCTGGGGATGCTGCTGTACAACCGCTCGGGCATCCTGGACAGGTATGTGGCGCGTACCTGGTTCACGGCTTTCATCATGTGCACGGCCATCCTCACGCTGATTTACATCATCGGCGACTTTGCGGACAATGTGGGGGACCTGATGAACCTGGATTCCCCCCTGGCGGGCACCTTCCGCTTCTACCTGAGCCAGCTGCCCATGATTCTGAACCTGATCCTTCCCTACACCCTTCTGCTGGGAACGCTCTGGGCGCTTACCAAGCTTTCCTCATCCTCGGAAATCACCGGCATGCTGCAATCCGGGAGATCCCTGCTCCGGATCAACGCCCCGGTCATCATCGGTGCCGTCTTTGCGGCCATCTACTTCGGCATCTTCGGGTTTCACTGGGCTCCCAATTCCACTCTGTACAGGAAATTGATGTTTTCCTCCCTGAGCCAGAATAAAAATGACGACGCCTCCCGGAGCACCATCTACAAGAACGACGCGGAATCCCGCATCTGGTACCTCGGCGACCCTCCCGGAATAGACTCCCCCGGCGAGCCGTTCAGGCAGGTGCGCGTGGAACAGTTCAGCGCGCCCGGAAAGATGGAGTACGAGCTGTTTGCGGATGAAGCCATGTGGGACCCGGCTTCCAGAACATGGACATTCCGGCAAGCCATCAAAAGGAATTATTCCCAGGAGGAACCCCGCCAGCTGAACGACGTGCCCGTGTTCGCCGGGCAGGAATACCAAACGTTGAAAGAGCATTATCCAGAGACTCCCTGGCAGTTGATTTCCCCCAACGTCCGCGTGGATACCCAGGGCACTCCGGCCCTCCAGGAAATCATCAGGTCCGGCACGACAAACGCCAAGTACCTCAGAAGCCTGCAAACGGAATGGCACGTCAGGATAGCCCGCATGTTTTCCTGCATTATCCTGACATTCATCGCCATTCCTTCCGCCATCACGTTCCAGCGGCGCTCCGCCATGTCCGGCATCGGCATTGCGCTGTTCCTGGCGGCGGCCATGCTGTTCCTGTATGAGTTTTTCCCCACGCTGGCCTCCGCAGGCTACCTCCCCACCTGGCTGGGGGCGTGGATGCCCAACATCATTTACACCATCATCGCCATCCGCCTGTTCCAGACCAAGCTGGCCCACAGAAGCTTCATGGAGATGCTGAGAGGCTTGAAAAAGACACCCGTCCATGACCAACCCTGA
- the fabD gene encoding ACP S-malonyltransferase, with translation MDAVLLFSGQGAQKVGMGKDLYDQYPAARALIEQADKALGESLSSIMFEGPGEELTRTCNCQPALYVHGLACLAVLKELAPSLNPVAAAGLSLGEFTAHAAAGTYTFEEGLRLVQKRGAFMEEACNATKGTMAAMIGGTDENVIKLAQECDVDVANFNCPGQTVVSGTEEGVDKAIAGAKAAGCKIAKKLNVAGAYHSRLMHSAMVKLAEELKNVSFGTPSMPVYCNYEARVVEGPDDIRNVLEHQVCGSVRWTASMQKLVDQGHRLFIELGPGKTLAGMMGRICKDATVISIEDVPSLEAAVAELNK, from the coding sequence ATGGACGCAGTATTATTGTTTTCCGGACAAGGTGCCCAAAAAGTAGGCATGGGCAAAGATTTGTATGACCAGTATCCCGCAGCCAGGGCCCTGATTGAGCAGGCGGACAAGGCGCTTGGGGAATCCCTCTCCTCCATCATGTTTGAAGGCCCCGGCGAAGAACTGACCCGCACCTGCAACTGCCAGCCTGCTCTCTACGTGCATGGCCTGGCCTGCCTGGCCGTCTTGAAGGAGCTGGCGCCTTCCCTGAATCCCGTGGCTGCCGCCGGCCTTTCCCTGGGTGAATTCACGGCTCATGCGGCTGCCGGAACCTATACCTTTGAAGAAGGCCTTCGCCTGGTCCAGAAGCGCGGCGCGTTCATGGAGGAAGCCTGCAACGCCACGAAGGGCACCATGGCGGCGATGATCGGCGGGACGGATGAAAACGTCATCAAGCTGGCGCAGGAATGCGACGTGGACGTTGCCAACTTCAACTGCCCCGGCCAGACGGTCGTTTCCGGCACGGAAGAAGGCGTGGACAAGGCCATTGCCGGAGCCAAGGCTGCCGGCTGCAAGATCGCCAAGAAGCTCAATGTGGCGGGAGCCTACCATTCCCGCCTGATGCACAGCGCCATGGTGAAGCTGGCGGAGGAACTCAAGAATGTCTCCTTCGGCACGCCTTCCATGCCCGTCTACTGCAACTATGAAGCCCGCGTGGTGGAAGGGCCGGACGACATCCGCAATGTGCTGGAGCACCAGGTGTGCGGCTCCGTGCGCTGGACGGCCTCCATGCAGAAGCTGGTGGACCAGGGCCACCGCCTTTTCATTGAACTGGGACCGGGCAAGACGCTGGCCGGCATGATGGGCCGCATCTGCAAGGATGCCACCGTCATCTCCATCGAAGACGTGCCCAGCCTGGAAGCCGCCGTTGCGGAATTAAATAAATAA
- a CDS encoding DUF4339 domain-containing protein, with amino-acid sequence MSPIPARATLYHYRTDEKTAGPVSKEVIDTLAAAGKLPFSTTMVRKEDSRNWVPLSAILQRRIKFKALQPSKKEQPSIRILFYAAATLFFCFGIVIFFLTNHAELEVIILIPCILVFMGKLLCYVHTLVEKCGITAAPGRE; translated from the coding sequence ATGAGCCCGATACCCGCCAGAGCAACGCTCTACCATTACCGCACCGATGAGAAAACCGCCGGTCCCGTCAGCAAGGAAGTGATCGACACGCTGGCGGCAGCCGGCAAGCTTCCGTTTTCCACCACCATGGTCAGGAAAGAAGATTCCCGGAACTGGGTCCCCCTTTCCGCCATTCTGCAGAGGCGGATTAAATTCAAGGCGCTCCAGCCTTCAAAGAAGGAGCAGCCTTCCATCCGCATCCTGTTTTACGCAGCGGCAACCCTCTTTTTCTGCTTTGGCATCGTGATATTTTTCCTGACGAACCATGCCGAACTGGAAGTAATCATCCTGATTCCCTGCATCCTCGTTTTCATGGGCAAGCTTTTATGCTACGTCCACACGCTTGTGGAAAAGTGCGGCATTACCGCTGCTCCCGGCAGGGAATAA
- a CDS encoding alpha/beta hydrolase family protein, translated as MFKRLVQLFLLLLLAAVGVLVWFAWYVSTPLLVPVGGDEPSASPVADSLVMEPVEAVSADGTAIEGYLVRPGRPEALSPRQSRVRDTLKLRGRMPHLEAKPELVVIATSWDQGVKGSLPLAEGLTGAGYTCLVWNPRGKNDARKFCTYGLKEYADVTALLDAVSRKQGGLPPVAAVGQGFGAAVLLKAASEDPRIRCMVSMDCFPSLKTVAVREMEQDWGKPLCYAAYWLLDAGVDWRADFSTFDVAPVDDALKLDYPVMVVCTNQYFFSTLEDCLSIYDSLRNEKKQLYESIREGEPYGTRERTFLHSIEGKKGEKFEKTYKVNVYAGDDELQAGIAEWIHENTRMPMPRVLSHETYSAPATGTAPSGS; from the coding sequence ATGTTCAAACGTCTTGTTCAACTGTTTCTTCTGCTCCTTCTGGCAGCAGTGGGCGTCCTGGTGTGGTTTGCGTGGTATGTGTCCACTCCGTTGCTCGTTCCCGTGGGGGGGGATGAACCCTCCGCTTCTCCCGTTGCGGATTCCCTGGTGATGGAGCCGGTGGAAGCCGTCTCCGCCGACGGTACCGCCATTGAAGGCTATCTGGTGCGTCCGGGGCGTCCGGAGGCCTTGTCCCCGCGCCAGAGCCGCGTGCGGGATACCTTGAAACTGCGCGGAAGAATGCCGCATCTGGAGGCGAAGCCGGAGCTGGTGGTGATAGCCACCTCCTGGGACCAGGGGGTGAAAGGCTCCCTGCCGCTGGCGGAAGGACTGACCGGAGCCGGTTACACGTGCCTGGTATGGAATCCGCGCGGGAAAAACGACGCCCGGAAATTCTGCACGTACGGATTGAAGGAATATGCGGACGTAACGGCTCTGCTGGACGCCGTATCCCGGAAACAGGGGGGATTGCCGCCCGTGGCCGCCGTAGGGCAGGGGTTTGGGGCAGCGGTGCTGCTGAAAGCCGCGTCTGAAGATCCCCGCATCCGCTGCATGGTCAGCATGGACTGCTTTCCTTCCCTGAAAACCGTGGCCGTCCGGGAAATGGAGCAGGACTGGGGCAAGCCCCTGTGTTATGCCGCGTACTGGCTGCTGGATGCCGGCGTTGACTGGCGTGCGGATTTCAGTACGTTTGACGTGGCTCCCGTAGACGATGCCCTGAAACTGGATTATCCCGTCATGGTGGTCTGCACGAACCAGTACTTCTTCTCCACCCTGGAGGATTGCCTGAGCATTTACGACTCCCTGAGAAACGAGAAAAAACAACTTTATGAATCCATCCGGGAAGGCGAGCCCTACGGCACCCGGGAGCGGACCTTCCTCCATTCCATTGAAGGAAAAAAGGGGGAGAAATTTGAGAAAACCTACAAGGTCAACGTCTATGCCGGGGATGACGAGTTGCAGGCTGGCATTGCGGAATGGATTCATGAGAATACGCGCATGCCCATGCCCAGGGTGTTGTCCCATGAAACCTACAGTGCACCTGCTACGGGCACCGCTCCTTCCGGTTCATGA
- a CDS encoding M60 family metallopeptidase: MNIPSFTRSVSRGSAVGWFLVLLLVCGAGAGYYLYQDNLAKRKAAQELTTERKMKEKKAREAAEKQRMQREREIREKKEKERQAEQKAREEAREKKERQAAEAAQKLREQAQREEKEKKRREELERREREEQARRQEENIPVEEDEPEPEGRFPLPVKNRMPELSVYSIPSRDEIQTDKDKPLETWSWGKAEKMAGIEEFPAGAAPWKRGDDTRRMQELLEKCREWKDAKLSTLKACPAAKDFPGVPEDGAQTVRRTVEIDSNIGGWHSTGLYAPPGGEISFSLSGAPKDSTVSVRIGCHTDSLHKLDEWKRVPEITMQVPADRGRVKMVNPMGGLVYVNVGQRSKRGKVFKVQISGAVPAPLFVMGKTTPEQWAEQLENTKAPWGEICMPRLIVTMPVEQLKRCPDVQKTAEFLQKNMALQDWIMGWDTKPDRLHHPMRFVVDRQISAGAGHSGYPAMATKDWTDSIASGSIIHSGSWGLWHELGHNHQSPPFTMEGQTEVSVNIFSMVCEVMGTGKNFESCWGGGMGPYGMSAEMKKYFSGDQTYNEAPNKVQLFFWVELMYYLGFDAFRQVALQFHDKPYDNGKLSDEKKWEWVMNAFSKVTGKNMGPFFKIWRMPVSERAADRMKDLPVWLPSKDYPACYTAEE; encoded by the coding sequence ATGAATATTCCTTCTTTTACCCGAAGCGTCTCCAGAGGTTCCGCCGTAGGCTGGTTTTTAGTGCTTCTGCTGGTTTGCGGAGCGGGAGCCGGATATTATCTGTACCAGGATAACCTGGCAAAAAGGAAAGCTGCCCAGGAATTGACTACCGAGCGTAAAATGAAGGAAAAGAAGGCCAGGGAAGCCGCTGAAAAACAGAGAATGCAGCGTGAGCGGGAAATCAGGGAGAAGAAGGAAAAGGAGAGGCAGGCAGAGCAGAAGGCGCGTGAGGAAGCCAGGGAAAAGAAGGAACGGCAGGCTGCGGAAGCGGCTCAAAAGCTCCGGGAGCAGGCTCAACGCGAAGAGAAGGAAAAGAAGAGGAGGGAGGAGCTGGAACGGCGCGAACGTGAGGAACAGGCCCGCAGGCAGGAGGAAAACATCCCTGTGGAAGAAGATGAGCCTGAACCGGAAGGGCGTTTTCCCCTGCCTGTGAAGAACCGGATGCCGGAGCTTTCCGTCTACTCAATCCCCTCCAGGGATGAAATTCAAACGGATAAGGACAAGCCGCTGGAAACATGGTCCTGGGGCAAGGCGGAAAAAATGGCGGGAATAGAGGAATTCCCTGCGGGAGCCGCCCCGTGGAAAAGAGGTGATGATACCCGCCGCATGCAGGAGCTTCTGGAAAAATGCCGGGAATGGAAGGACGCCAAGCTTTCCACCCTGAAGGCGTGCCCGGCGGCGAAGGATTTTCCCGGCGTTCCGGAGGACGGGGCCCAGACGGTAAGAAGGACGGTGGAAATAGATTCCAACATCGGCGGCTGGCACAGTACGGGACTGTATGCTCCCCCCGGAGGGGAAATCTCCTTTTCCCTGTCCGGCGCGCCCAAGGACAGCACGGTCAGCGTGCGCATAGGGTGCCATACGGACAGCCTGCACAAGCTGGATGAATGGAAAAGGGTTCCGGAAATAACCATGCAGGTTCCGGCGGACCGGGGCCGCGTGAAAATGGTGAACCCGATGGGCGGCCTGGTTTACGTGAATGTGGGCCAGCGTTCCAAACGGGGAAAAGTATTCAAGGTTCAGATTTCCGGAGCCGTGCCGGCCCCTCTGTTCGTCATGGGGAAGACCACTCCGGAACAATGGGCCGAACAACTGGAAAATACCAAGGCGCCGTGGGGGGAAATCTGTATGCCCCGCCTCATTGTCACGATGCCCGTGGAGCAGTTGAAGCGGTGTCCGGATGTTCAGAAAACGGCTGAATTCCTGCAAAAAAACATGGCCCTCCAGGACTGGATCATGGGATGGGACACCAAGCCGGACCGCCTGCATCACCCGATGCGTTTTGTCGTGGACAGGCAGATTTCCGCCGGGGCCGGGCATTCCGGTTATCCCGCCATGGCTACGAAGGACTGGACGGACTCCATTGCCAGCGGCTCCATCATCCATTCCGGAAGCTGGGGGCTGTGGCATGAACTGGGGCATAACCACCAGTCGCCTCCGTTTACGATGGAGGGCCAGACGGAAGTATCCGTCAACATCTTCTCCATGGTCTGCGAGGTAATGGGCACCGGGAAAAACTTTGAATCCTGCTGGGGCGGCGGCATGGGGCCGTACGGCATGAGCGCTGAGATGAAAAAGTACTTCTCCGGCGACCAGACCTACAATGAAGCGCCCAACAAGGTGCAGCTCTTCTTCTGGGTGGAGCTGATGTACTATCTGGGATTTGACGCTTTCCGGCAGGTGGCCCTTCAATTCCATGACAAGCCGTACGACAACGGCAAGCTGAGTGATGAAAAGAAATGGGAATGGGTCATGAACGCCTTCTCCAAGGTCACGGGAAAAAACATGGGGCCTTTCTTTAAAATCTGGCGCATGCCGGTTTCCGAACGCGCCGCGGACAGGATGAAAGACCTTCCCGTCTGGCTGCCTTCCAAGGACTACCCGGCCTGCTATACCGCGGAGGAATAA